Proteins encoded within one genomic window of Brenneria nigrifluens DSM 30175 = ATCC 13028:
- the murQ gene encoding N-acetylmuramic acid 6-phosphate etherase, whose translation MNSGVFHLGKLVSETRNPATMDLDKLSTLEMMRAFNQEDQKVPEAIRQVLPAIADAVDLATAALQAGGRLIYLGAGTSGRLGVLDAAECPPTFGVPHGLVIGLIAGGPGALLNAVEGAEDDPALGEADLVALNLTAEDMVIGLAASGRTPYVIGALRYARRLRCRTAAISCNPNSPIAREAQVAISPLVGPEALTGSTRLKSGTAQKLVLNMISTGVMVKLGKVYQNLMVDVKATNVKLLDRACRIVIEATGADAETARQALAQTGNEVKPAILMILSGVSAQDARQKLIRHNGYLREALIA comes from the coding sequence ATGAATTCAGGTGTTTTCCATTTAGGGAAACTGGTATCGGAAACCCGTAATCCCGCCACGATGGATTTGGACAAGCTCTCTACGCTGGAAATGATGCGGGCTTTTAATCAGGAAGATCAAAAGGTGCCGGAGGCTATCCGCCAGGTATTGCCGGCGATCGCCGACGCGGTCGATTTGGCGACGGCGGCGCTGCAAGCGGGAGGACGGCTGATTTATCTCGGAGCGGGAACCAGCGGCCGTTTGGGGGTGCTGGATGCGGCGGAGTGCCCGCCGACGTTTGGGGTGCCGCACGGGCTGGTGATCGGCCTGATAGCCGGTGGTCCGGGGGCGTTGCTTAACGCGGTGGAAGGGGCGGAGGACGATCCGGCGCTGGGCGAGGCCGATCTTGTCGCGCTCAATCTCACGGCGGAGGATATGGTGATCGGTCTGGCGGCGTCCGGCAGAACGCCCTATGTTATCGGCGCCTTGCGCTATGCCCGCCGTCTGCGCTGCCGTACCGCGGCCATCTCCTGTAACCCGAACTCTCCGATAGCCCGGGAAGCCCAGGTGGCCATTTCGCCGCTTGTCGGCCCGGAGGCCTTGACGGGATCGACCCGGCTGAAATCGGGAACGGCGCAAAAGCTGGTGCTGAATATGATTTCCACCGGCGTCATGGTTAAGTTGGGCAAGGTGTACCAGAATCTGATGGTGGATGTAAAAGCCACCAACGTCAAATTGCTGGATCGCGCCTGCCGGATAGTCATCGAAGCCACGGGCGCGGATGCGGAGACGGCGCGACAGGCATTGGCGCAGACGGGGAATGAGGTGAAACCTGCTATTCTGATGATTCTGAGCGGAGTGAGCGCGCAAGACGCACGGCAGAAGCTGATACGCCATAATGGCTATCTGCGCGAGGCGCTGATTGCCTGA
- the lapD gene encoding cyclic di-GMP receptor LapD: MSLYKQLLIAICLFVLIIFSGSFFVSLENSREHSNNQLRSHAQDAATALGLSLTPNIDDPAMVELMVSSIFDSGYFSSIRVRDLKTDNITLERAASPEVPDVPAWFVRLVNLQPGAGEAIVMRGWEQAAKVEVVSHPMFAVTRLWKSSLATLIWLLSCGTLGVLFGAILLRRQLRPLDYMVKQSLAITRREFLSQPDLPSTPEFRRVAQAMNLMVSKLKTLFEEEAERSERLRQEAYQDPQTGLANRRAFDIQFQDKLADDETSPGFLIMIRLQDLSGMNQRLGGHRTDTLLASIGQIIRTTQKQYVTTESLSARIRGGEFALLCPGLVDKEAFALIGELTRNIESLYLTGETDVSPVARFCMVPFRHGDSAQSLLIHGDQALTRAESHSDKTTVDQPLQSLEQVETDRHMWFNRLDPILEQERLQLFLQPVVECLNPDKVLHHKVLARIEDEQGNSIAAGRFLPWIQRFGWNTRLDQAMLKLVLDYLRRHKGTLALSLSCNTVLDLPLMARLLEPLKQQPHLAERLILELDENQLPDSTQFDALIKLLNEYGCALGLQHFGGRFNMIGNLSQWGLAYLKIDGSYIRDIDREEDKKMFIEAMYRATNSIALPLIAERVETAGELAVLQEMGLQGAMGRLLGEPAPAK; the protein is encoded by the coding sequence ATGTCTCTATACAAACAATTACTGATAGCCATCTGCCTGTTCGTGCTGATTATTTTCAGCGGGAGTTTTTTCGTCAGCCTGGAAAACTCCCGCGAGCATTCCAATAACCAGCTGCGTTCCCATGCACAGGATGCGGCAACCGCGCTGGGGTTGTCCCTGACGCCGAATATTGACGATCCGGCGATGGTGGAGCTGATGGTCAGTTCCATCTTTGACAGCGGCTACTTTTCCAGCATCCGCGTTCGCGATTTAAAAACGGATAACATTACCCTGGAACGCGCGGCGTCACCGGAAGTGCCCGACGTGCCGGCCTGGTTTGTGCGGCTGGTTAATCTGCAACCCGGCGCGGGCGAAGCGATAGTCATGCGCGGATGGGAACAGGCGGCCAAGGTGGAAGTGGTCAGCCACCCGATGTTCGCCGTCACGCGGTTGTGGAAAAGCAGTTTGGCCACGCTTATCTGGCTGCTCAGCTGTGGTACGCTAGGGGTGTTGTTCGGGGCGATACTGCTGCGCCGCCAGCTGCGCCCGCTGGACTATATGGTCAAGCAGTCGCTGGCCATTACCCGCCGCGAGTTTCTCAGCCAGCCCGATCTGCCCAGCACGCCCGAGTTCCGCCGCGTGGCGCAGGCGATGAATCTGATGGTCAGTAAGCTGAAAACGCTATTTGAGGAAGAAGCCGAACGCAGCGAACGCCTGCGTCAGGAAGCCTATCAGGACCCGCAGACCGGTCTGGCCAACCGCCGCGCTTTCGATATTCAGTTTCAGGACAAACTTGCCGATGACGAGACGTCCCCGGGCTTCCTGATTATGATCCGCCTTCAGGATCTATCGGGCATGAACCAGCGGCTTGGGGGACATCGCACCGACACGCTGCTGGCCTCCATCGGACAGATCATCCGCACAACCCAAAAGCAGTATGTCACCACGGAAAGCCTGTCCGCCCGTATCCGCGGCGGCGAATTCGCCCTGCTCTGCCCCGGGCTGGTGGACAAGGAAGCCTTCGCCCTGATAGGCGAGCTGACGCGCAACATTGAAAGCCTGTATTTGACCGGTGAAACCGACGTCTCCCCGGTGGCCAGATTTTGCATGGTGCCGTTCCGCCACGGAGATAGCGCGCAATCCCTGCTGATACACGGCGACCAAGCGCTGACCCGCGCCGAAAGCCATTCCGACAAAACCACCGTCGACCAACCGCTGCAATCCTTGGAGCAGGTGGAAACCGACCGGCATATGTGGTTTAACCGGCTCGACCCTATATTGGAACAGGAACGGCTGCAGCTTTTCCTGCAACCGGTGGTGGAGTGTCTCAATCCGGATAAGGTGCTGCATCATAAGGTGCTGGCAAGAATTGAGGATGAACAGGGAAACAGTATTGCCGCAGGCCGCTTTCTACCGTGGATACAGCGTTTTGGCTGGAATACCCGGCTGGATCAGGCGATGTTGAAACTGGTATTGGATTATCTGCGCCGGCATAAGGGAACGCTGGCGTTAAGTCTCTCCTGCAACACCGTCCTCGATCTGCCTTTGATGGCTCGATTGCTGGAACCGCTGAAACAGCAGCCTCATCTGGCCGAACGCCTGATTCTGGAATTAGATGAGAATCAACTGCCGGATTCCACGCAGTTTGATGCGTTAATCAAGCTGCTGAACGAATATGGCTGCGCGCTGGGGCTTCAGCACTTCGGCGGCCGCTTTAATATGATCGGCAATTTATCGCAATGGGGGCTGGCTTACTTAAAAATAGACGGCAGCTATATCCGCGATATCGATCGTGAAGAGGATAAAAAAATGTTTATTGAAGCAATGTATCGCGCCACCAATAGCATAGCGCTGCCGCTTATCGCCGAACGTGTGGAAACTGCCGGCGAATTGGCAGTGCTGCAGGAAATGGGACTGCAAGGGGCAATGGGACGTTTACTGGGAGAACCGGCGCCGGCCAAGTGA
- a CDS encoding type II toxin-antitoxin system HicB family antitoxin, with protein MIYPLFIFKTDSGTFDGYFPDVDGCFFASDTLENAIRDAETAFGQHMEVLTEQGGHVPAPRDPADYLGDERLIADNGFMALVEIDPTKYETKAVKFNLTMPGNLITAIDRYIQQNGHYKNRSAFLSELARKEIARG; from the coding sequence ATGATTTATCCGCTTTTTATTTTCAAAACAGACAGCGGCACGTTTGATGGCTACTTTCCGGATGTAGACGGGTGTTTCTTTGCCAGCGACACGCTGGAGAATGCCATACGCGACGCTGAGACAGCATTCGGTCAACACATGGAGGTATTAACAGAGCAAGGCGGGCACGTCCCCGCTCCACGCGATCCAGCCGATTATCTCGGTGACGAACGTCTAATCGCAGATAACGGCTTTATGGCATTGGTGGAAATAGATCCGACAAAATACGAAACCAAAGCCGTTAAGTTCAATCTCACCATGCCCGGCAATCTCATTACTGCAATTGACCGCTATATTCAGCAAAACGGGCATTATAAAAATCGCTCGGCGTTCCTCTCTGAGTTAGCCAGAAAAGAGATTGCGCGAGGGTAA
- the lapG gene encoding cysteine protease LapG, which translates to MQYLLPKASCYKLFLVCCLLLPLAGFLRADWDFPLVTQRTEQLYGPAAPEARRRINEWQALLTAQRNAGEQQQLEAVNRFFNDRLLFRDDRVIWNQGDYWASPIEALRKGAADCEDYAIAKYLTLRQLGVASEKLRITYVKALRLNQAHMVLTYYPTPTAIPLVLDNLTGKIQPATQRTDLLPVYSFNGEGLWLPGASGNKRVGDSKRLSRWQALLTKMRAEGFSIEE; encoded by the coding sequence GTGCAATACCTCTTGCCTAAGGCATCCTGTTACAAGCTTTTTCTCGTCTGCTGTCTGCTGTTACCGCTGGCGGGCTTCCTGCGCGCGGACTGGGACTTCCCCCTGGTTACCCAGCGCACGGAGCAGCTTTACGGCCCCGCCGCGCCGGAAGCCAGGCGAAGAATTAACGAATGGCAGGCGTTACTGACCGCCCAACGTAATGCGGGGGAACAACAACAGCTGGAAGCCGTGAACCGTTTTTTTAATGACCGTTTGCTGTTTCGCGATGATAGGGTCATCTGGAATCAAGGAGACTACTGGGCCAGCCCCATAGAAGCGCTGCGCAAAGGCGCGGCGGATTGCGAAGACTACGCGATCGCCAAATACCTCACCCTGCGTCAGTTAGGCGTAGCGAGTGAAAAACTGCGCATCACTTACGTAAAAGCGTTGCGTCTTAATCAGGCTCATATGGTGCTTACCTATTATCCGACGCCGACCGCGATCCCACTGGTGCTTGATAACCTGACGGGCAAAATTCAACCTGCGACCCAGCGCACCGACTTACTGCCGGTTTACTCCTTTAATGGAGAGGGATTATGGTTACCGGGCGCCAGCGGCAACAAGCGCGTCGGCGACAGCAAACGACTTTCGCGCTGGCAGGCGTTATTAACCAAAATGCGCGCCGAGGGATTTTCAATTGAGGAGTAG
- the yfhb gene encoding phosphatidylglycerophosphatase C: MSDKPDLRIVFFDLDGTLHQQDMFGSFLRFLLRRLPLNLLLVLPLLPVIGAGLLVRGRAARWPMSWLLWAITFGRREDNLLRLEQLFVSHFRRQVTPFPQVQQRLKEYLQDTQTQVWLVTGSPQRLVEQVYHDAPFLPGVRLMGSQITRRSGGWVLTLRCLGQEKVIQMERRLGAPLKLYSGYSDSKQDNPLLYFCEHRWRVTPNGSLQQLE; encoded by the coding sequence TTGAGTGATAAGCCAGACCTGCGCATCGTGTTTTTTGATTTGGACGGCACGCTGCATCAACAGGATATGTTCGGTAGTTTTTTGCGCTTTTTGCTCAGGCGGTTGCCGCTCAATCTGCTGCTGGTGCTCCCGCTATTGCCGGTTATCGGCGCCGGTTTGCTGGTGCGCGGCCGCGCCGCCCGCTGGCCGATGAGCTGGCTGTTATGGGCGATTACCTTTGGCCGCCGCGAAGATAATCTGCTGCGCCTGGAACAGCTGTTCGTCAGTCACTTCCGCCGTCAGGTGACGCCTTTCCCGCAGGTGCAGCAGCGGCTGAAAGAATATTTACAGGATACCCAGACGCAGGTCTGGCTGGTAACCGGTTCGCCGCAGCGGCTGGTTGAGCAGGTCTATCATGATGCTCCTTTTTTGCCCGGCGTCCGGCTGATGGGCAGCCAGATAACCCGACGCAGCGGCGGCTGGGTATTGACGCTGCGCTGTCTGGGGCAGGAAAAAGTCATTCAGATGGAACGGCGTCTGGGCGCGCCGCTGAAGCTCTATAGCGGCTACAGCGACAGTAAACAGGATAACCCGCTGCTCTATTTTTGCGAGCATCGCTGGCGGGTGACGCCCAACGGCAGTTTGCAGCAGTTGGAGTAA
- a CDS encoding type II toxin-antitoxin system HicA family toxin has protein sequence MQSAELIKRLEADGWVKQRQTGSHVTLSKPGVRKIITIPHPRKDSSKGVVRQAQEISGLKLL, from the coding sequence ATGCAAAGTGCAGAATTAATTAAACGCTTAGAGGCTGACGGATGGGTTAAGCAGCGACAGACAGGAAGCCATGTAACGCTGAGTAAACCGGGAGTAAGGAAAATCATCACCATCCCCCACCCCAGAAAGGATTCGTCAAAAGGGGTTGTCCGCCAGGCTCAAGAGATATCAGGTCTCAAATTGCTATAA